One genomic region from Skermania piniformis encodes:
- a CDS encoding TerD family protein produces the protein MSAALAKGQNAPLSTDTVVLSAQLTAPADLSALLVTDRGKVRSDADFVFFNQPTGPGVRLQPGPAGQAAAVAVTLSQVPADIDQIRAVITLDNPSSNFGQFAPPTAVVADGSGNRLYEYRIDGLNSESIVIALELYRRQGSWKVRAVGQGYAGGFAALVTDHGVSVDDAPPPPAPPTPPSRPAPPTPPPAAAYPPPAAQPYQPPPAAAPPAPTGEVSLTKGRPVSLTKGQRVTLRKEGGVALTQIWMGLGWDPVKSPRGGFFGSRTPSIDLDASAVMFAGPNIADVVYYGQLTAKDGSIRHRGDNLTGEGDGDDEVILVDLTRVPPQVSAIIFIVTSYRGHTFEQVSNAFCRLVDNTSDAELARYTLQGGMPFTAMVMAKVFRVGGDWKLQAIGEGIQAKHPGEAVPQLGRFASA, from the coding sequence ATGTCCGCAGCACTCGCCAAAGGCCAGAATGCTCCGCTGAGCACCGACACTGTGGTCCTGTCCGCACAGCTCACCGCGCCCGCCGACCTGTCGGCGCTGCTCGTCACCGATCGCGGCAAGGTCCGCTCGGACGCAGATTTCGTCTTCTTCAATCAGCCGACCGGCCCCGGCGTCCGCCTGCAACCGGGCCCGGCCGGGCAGGCCGCCGCGGTCGCGGTGACGTTGAGCCAGGTGCCCGCCGACATCGACCAGATCCGCGCGGTGATCACCCTGGACAACCCGTCGAGCAACTTCGGGCAGTTCGCCCCGCCGACCGCCGTCGTCGCGGACGGGAGCGGAAACCGCTTGTACGAGTATCGGATCGACGGACTCAACAGCGAATCGATCGTGATCGCGCTGGAACTCTACCGGCGTCAAGGCAGCTGGAAGGTGCGCGCGGTCGGCCAGGGCTACGCCGGCGGTTTCGCCGCGCTGGTCACCGACCACGGCGTCAGCGTCGACGACGCTCCCCCGCCCCCGGCACCGCCGACACCACCCTCTCGGCCGGCACCGCCGACACCACCGCCGGCTGCTGCCTATCCGCCACCGGCGGCGCAGCCGTATCAACCACCGCCCGCCGCCGCCCCGCCCGCGCCGACCGGCGAAGTCAGTCTGACCAAAGGCCGGCCGGTCAGTCTGACCAAGGGGCAGCGGGTGACGCTCCGCAAGGAGGGAGGCGTCGCCCTGACCCAGATCTGGATGGGTTTGGGCTGGGATCCGGTCAAGTCGCCGCGCGGTGGCTTCTTCGGCAGCCGCACGCCGAGCATCGACCTGGACGCATCCGCGGTGATGTTCGCCGGACCGAACATCGCCGATGTCGTCTACTACGGCCAGCTGACCGCCAAGGACGGATCGATCCGGCACCGGGGGGACAACCTGACCGGCGAGGGTGACGGCGACGACGAAGTGATCCTGGTCGACCTCACCCGGGTGCCGCCGCAGGTGAGCGCCATCATCTTCATCGTCACCTCGTATCGGGGCCACACCTTCGAGCAGGTGTCCAACGCGTTCTGCCGCCTGGTGGACAACACCAGCGACGCCGAACTGGCGCGCTACACACTGCAGGGTGGCATGCCGTTCACCGCAATGGTGATGGCCAAGGTGTTTCGCGTCGGCGGCGACTGGAAGCTGCAGGCGATCGGCGAAGGCATCCAGGCCAAACATCCCGGCGAGGCGGTGCCGCAACTCGGCCGGTTCGCATCGGCCTGA
- a CDS encoding AIM24 family protein: MLNGSDNIPDNGYAFCIDLTRPWFMRKGAMIAYYGQMQFQSMTHGLHGELMHMVSSQFSAPLYTGDYVVAQGMGKLIIGDRGYDINSYDLDAGNLTVRAANLLAFEPGLALNQSIVPGFLTLIGTGKFLASSNGPVMFAEPPLRIDPEALVGWADCPSPSHHYDQRWINGFLAAGAAAVGVQSGEERQFDFTGAGTVLIQSSEKVRDDSIVVRTIEGQIHGLTPGGLQRLHGVIGQQLAQQQQQQGY; encoded by the coding sequence ATGCTGAACGGCAGCGACAACATCCCGGACAACGGCTACGCCTTCTGCATCGATCTGACTCGGCCGTGGTTCATGCGGAAAGGCGCGATGATCGCCTACTACGGCCAGATGCAGTTCCAGTCGATGACCCACGGTCTGCACGGTGAGCTGATGCACATGGTGTCGAGCCAATTCTCGGCGCCGCTGTACACCGGCGACTACGTGGTCGCCCAGGGCATGGGCAAGCTGATCATCGGCGATCGGGGCTACGACATCAATTCCTACGACCTGGACGCGGGCAACCTGACCGTTCGCGCGGCGAACTTGCTCGCCTTCGAGCCGGGCCTGGCGTTGAACCAGTCGATCGTGCCGGGCTTCCTCACCTTGATCGGCACGGGCAAGTTCCTCGCCTCGTCCAACGGTCCGGTGATGTTCGCCGAGCCACCGTTGCGGATCGACCCGGAAGCGCTGGTCGGTTGGGCGGACTGCCCGTCCCCGAGCCATCACTACGACCAGCGTTGGATCAACGGCTTTCTCGCCGCCGGCGCTGCGGCGGTCGGGGTGCAGTCCGGTGAGGAGCGGCAGTTCGACTTCACCGGTGCCGGCACGGTGCTCATCCAGTCCAGCGAGAAAGTCCGGGACGACAGCATCGTGGTGCGGACGATCGAGGGCCAGATCCACGGCCTCACCCCCGGCGGACTGCAGCGCCTGCACGGGGTGATCGGTCAGCAGTTGGCGCAACAGCAACAGCAACAGGGCTACTGA
- a CDS encoding AIM24 family protein, with product MEKSSKVVEAQLANSSIRALSGSMVAFEGNVTFKSTGFGGGDGLVAGIKRRATGESLSLMECGGNGRVFLAVNGQYVAVVGLAGETLQVESQQLLAIAGNLQCNVTFAGLRGASTGQGLFTTTVTGQGQVALLSAGGPLIHLAVSPQYPLVVDPDAFVCARGNLSQSFVTDVSWRTAVGQGSGENFSLRWDGQGVVSIQPAER from the coding sequence ATGGAGAAGTCGTCGAAGGTGGTGGAGGCGCAGCTGGCGAACTCCAGTATCCGGGCGCTCAGCGGCTCGATGGTGGCGTTCGAGGGCAACGTGACGTTCAAGTCGACGGGTTTCGGCGGTGGCGACGGCCTGGTGGCCGGGATCAAGCGGCGGGCGACCGGCGAGTCGCTGTCGTTGATGGAGTGCGGCGGCAACGGCCGGGTGTTCCTCGCGGTGAACGGTCAGTACGTCGCCGTGGTCGGGCTGGCCGGTGAGACGTTGCAGGTGGAGTCGCAACAGTTGCTGGCGATCGCCGGAAATCTGCAGTGCAACGTCACTTTCGCCGGATTGCGCGGCGCGTCCACCGGGCAGGGTTTGTTCACCACGACGGTGACCGGGCAGGGCCAGGTCGCCTTGCTGTCGGCCGGCGGTCCGCTGATCCACCTGGCGGTGTCGCCGCAATACCCGCTCGTCGTCGATCCGGACGCATTCGTCTGCGCCCGGGGGAACCTCAGCCAGTCGTTCGTCACCGATGTGTCCTGGCGCACCGCGGTCGGTCAGGGCAGCGGGGAGAACTTCTCGTTGCGCTGGGATGGCCAGGGTGTCGTGTCCATTCAGCCGGCGGAAAGGTAG
- a CDS encoding HpcH/HpaI aldolase/citrate lyase family protein has translation MRHFRQLDADTSRRLFLHPPHEIAPDDRPRTAMALGATLYLPATRPALADTIERRAAEGVVSMVVDLEDAVADNELDRAIAAAVDALTDLAQRPDRRPMLFLRVRDPDGIAPICDALGPALAVLTGFVFPKFGAHTGGRYLTELADAARRHGRRLFAMPVLETPELVHRETRDRELAAVAALLAEHRERILAVRIGATDMCATFGIRRDRDLTIYDVRVVADVIAGIVNYLGRADGTGHLITGPVWEYFADHERMFRPMLRATPFAEHDAVRFRQQLVSRDLDGLLRELALDRANGIHGKTVIHPSHVAVVHALSAVTHEEYHDAADILDSDAGGVRASGYRNKMNELRPHRSWAEQTMLRADVFGVTHKGVTFVDLLTALVTK, from the coding sequence ATGCGGCATTTCCGCCAGCTCGACGCCGACACCAGCCGTCGGCTGTTTCTCCACCCGCCGCACGAGATCGCTCCGGACGACCGGCCGCGCACCGCGATGGCCCTCGGCGCGACGCTCTATCTGCCGGCCACCCGCCCGGCGCTGGCCGACACGATCGAACGACGGGCGGCCGAAGGCGTGGTGTCGATGGTCGTCGACCTGGAGGATGCGGTCGCCGACAACGAACTGGACCGCGCCATCGCCGCTGCGGTCGACGCGCTGACCGACCTCGCGCAGCGACCGGACCGGCGTCCGATGCTGTTCCTCCGGGTCCGCGATCCCGACGGGATCGCCCCGATCTGCGACGCGCTCGGTCCGGCGCTCGCCGTCCTGACCGGCTTCGTGTTTCCGAAGTTCGGCGCCCACACCGGCGGCCGTTATCTCACCGAGCTGGCCGACGCAGCACGGCGGCACGGTCGGCGACTGTTCGCGATGCCGGTGTTGGAGACGCCCGAGCTGGTGCACCGGGAGACCCGGGACCGGGAGCTGGCGGCCGTGGCCGCTCTGCTCGCCGAGCACCGGGAACGCATTCTGGCGGTACGAATCGGTGCCACCGACATGTGTGCGACATTCGGCATCCGCCGCGACCGCGACCTGACCATCTACGACGTTCGGGTGGTCGCGGATGTGATCGCCGGCATCGTCAATTATCTCGGCCGCGCGGACGGCACCGGCCACCTGATCACCGGACCGGTCTGGGAATACTTCGCCGACCACGAACGGATGTTCCGCCCGATGCTGCGCGCGACCCCGTTTGCCGAGCACGACGCGGTCCGGTTCCGGCAACAACTGGTCAGCCGGGACTTGGACGGGTTGCTCCGGGAGCTCGCCCTGGATCGGGCGAACGGCATCCACGGGAAGACGGTGATCCATCCGTCCCATGTCGCGGTGGTGCACGCACTCTCCGCGGTAACGCACGAGGAATACCACGATGCCGCCGACATCCTCGACTCGGACGCCGGTGGCGTGCGCGCGTCCGGGTACCGCAACAAGATGAACGAGCTTCGCCCGCATCGCAGCTGGGCCGAGCAGACGATGCTGCGCGCGGACGTGTTCGGGGTCACGCACAAGGGCGTCACCTTCGTCGACCTGCTCACCGCGCTGGTGACGAAGTGA
- a CDS encoding AIM24 family protein: MSFGNSTTFEKVNSKVVKVDVGRAGGVVGRTGAMLYYTGDVGFAPHQVPGAGNFGGAGGVMQLAGRMMRGEHERTMLAQGNGVVHYGYAGLEVQVVELQPGAVLRVEASRLLAYTAQLQSSVVSVASSGGGGGGGRGLMGALRGAATGALTGAGMFTTQLSGMGSAVLLSHGGYLELPVGGQFPVVVDPQAFVAAYGNVSTELKTAMSWRDAVGRGAGEAMQLNCVGQGVVYVQPSEEKL, from the coding sequence GTGTCGTTCGGTAATTCGACGACCTTCGAGAAGGTGAACAGCAAGGTCGTCAAGGTGGACGTAGGCCGAGCGGGCGGCGTGGTCGGCCGGACCGGCGCGATGTTGTACTACACCGGCGACGTCGGCTTTGCGCCGCACCAGGTCCCGGGCGCGGGCAACTTCGGCGGTGCGGGCGGAGTGATGCAGCTGGCGGGTCGGATGATGCGCGGCGAGCACGAGCGGACGATGCTGGCGCAGGGCAACGGGGTCGTGCACTACGGCTACGCCGGCCTCGAGGTGCAGGTGGTCGAGCTGCAGCCGGGCGCCGTGCTCCGGGTGGAAGCATCCCGGCTGCTCGCCTACACCGCGCAGCTGCAGAGTTCGGTGGTCTCCGTCGCGAGTTCCGGCGGCGGTGGAGGTGGCGGCCGCGGGTTGATGGGCGCATTGCGCGGCGCCGCGACCGGCGCGCTCACCGGCGCCGGAATGTTCACCACCCAGTTGTCCGGGATGGGCAGCGCGGTCCTGTTATCGCACGGTGGCTACCTGGAGCTCCCGGTCGGGGGACAGTTCCCGGTAGTGGTCGATCCGCAGGCGTTCGTGGCCGCCTACGGCAACGTTTCCACCGAGCTGAAAACCGCGATGAGCTGGCGGGATGCGGTCGGCCGCGGGGCCGGTGAGGCGATGCAGCTGAACTGTGTCGGGCAGGGAGTGGTGTACGTCCAGCCATCGGAGGAGAAGCTGTGA
- a CDS encoding phosphoribosyltransferase produces MSPLPHLQLHGVGDLVRPGLRRNPRRAHLLVSTVLGKHLPTAPQVVLDAGNRLGDRVAATLAGTPAAVFGFAETATALGHNVADRISAPVYLHSTRRAVPGVVPAGRFEEGHSHATDHLLLPVPADLFDTDLPLVLVDDEISTGATALDAIAALHRRRPRDRYVIASLVDLRTPASRAATAAVATALGVTIDTVCLAAGSIDLPDGLIDAVAALPEPELNPIAPQRGRTARVELPWPATVPDGGRHGVPSADRDRFTIAAGAAAETLARALPTDRPALVIGHEELMYLPLRIAAILAEHGRTVRFQTTTRSPGYVADRSGYPLRRGFRFTAPELGESAPRYLYNAGWPDADPVVVLIIDPPADTPALTEPGGLVDVLTAAGTDVVVAALPGVDPAALRAARTAAPLTGPGFGSYAADEVAWLVQDLSAVRLEAPTIERERRIQSGAAHYAESLPVEYQPDAAYRALFDRALADSARRLALAVATVTELVLAERGTEIVLASLARAGTPIGILMRRWAGYRGHPVPHYTLSIVRDRGIDPVALDYLVRHHDPSSVVFVDGWTGKGAIARELTAALAGYRAAGGPAFDDDLAVLADPGYCVRTFGTRDDFLIASACLNSTVSGLVSRTVLNPQLIGPGEFHGAKFYPELAPDDVSNVLLDTVSAEFGAIAGQVPGAVAAVTAGDRTPTWTGWASVERVRTEYGIASVNFVKPGVGETTRVLLRRMPWRVLVREPNAPEHEHIRLLATTRGVPVEVVPDLAYSCMGLIKDVTE; encoded by the coding sequence GTGAGCCCACTTCCGCACCTGCAGCTGCACGGGGTCGGCGACCTGGTCCGGCCCGGGCTACGCCGGAACCCGCGGCGCGCACACCTGCTGGTCTCGACCGTGCTCGGTAAGCACCTGCCCACCGCGCCACAGGTCGTCCTGGATGCCGGAAACCGGTTGGGCGACCGGGTGGCCGCCACGCTCGCCGGCACCCCGGCTGCCGTGTTCGGATTCGCCGAAACCGCAACCGCACTCGGGCACAATGTCGCCGACCGGATATCTGCACCGGTATACCTGCACTCGACGCGGCGCGCCGTGCCCGGTGTGGTACCGGCCGGGCGGTTCGAGGAAGGACATTCGCACGCCACCGACCATCTGTTGCTGCCGGTGCCGGCCGATCTGTTCGACACCGATCTCCCCTTGGTCTTGGTCGACGACGAAATTTCCACGGGAGCAACAGCACTCGATGCAATTGCGGCCCTGCATCGCCGCCGGCCCCGGGATCGATACGTGATCGCGTCGCTGGTGGACCTGCGGACGCCGGCCAGCCGAGCGGCAACCGCTGCGGTCGCGACCGCCCTGGGCGTGACGATCGACACGGTCTGTCTGGCCGCGGGATCGATCGACCTGCCGGACGGGCTGATCGACGCCGTGGCCGCATTACCCGAGCCGGAGCTGAATCCGATTGCCCCGCAGCGGGGCCGGACTGCTCGGGTCGAACTGCCCTGGCCGGCGACGGTGCCCGACGGCGGTCGGCACGGCGTGCCGAGCGCCGATCGGGACCGGTTCACGATCGCCGCCGGCGCAGCGGCCGAGACGCTGGCCCGGGCGCTTCCGACCGATCGACCGGCGCTGGTGATCGGCCACGAGGAGCTGATGTATCTGCCGCTGCGGATCGCCGCCATTCTTGCCGAGCACGGTAGGACCGTGCGGTTCCAGACCACCACCCGCTCGCCCGGCTACGTCGCCGACCGGTCCGGCTATCCGCTCCGCCGCGGGTTCCGTTTCACTGCACCCGAACTCGGCGAGAGCGCGCCGCGCTACCTGTACAACGCCGGCTGGCCGGACGCCGATCCGGTGGTAGTGCTGATCATCGATCCGCCCGCCGATACGCCCGCCCTGACCGAACCGGGCGGGCTGGTCGACGTGCTCACCGCGGCCGGTACCGACGTCGTCGTTGCCGCATTGCCCGGGGTCGACCCGGCAGCGCTACGCGCCGCCCGCACGGCCGCACCCCTGACCGGTCCGGGGTTCGGCTCGTATGCCGCCGACGAGGTGGCCTGGCTGGTGCAGGATCTGTCCGCGGTCCGGCTGGAGGCGCCGACGATCGAGCGGGAGCGACGGATCCAGTCCGGCGCAGCGCACTACGCCGAGTCGCTGCCGGTCGAATACCAGCCGGACGCCGCTTATCGGGCGCTGTTCGACCGGGCGCTGGCCGACAGTGCCCGCCGGCTCGCGCTCGCCGTCGCAACGGTGACCGAGTTGGTGCTCGCCGAGCGCGGCACTGAGATCGTGCTCGCCTCGCTGGCTCGGGCCGGCACCCCGATCGGCATCCTGATGCGCCGGTGGGCCGGCTATCGCGGGCATCCCGTCCCGCACTACACCCTGTCGATCGTCCGGGATCGCGGCATCGACCCGGTCGCGCTGGATTATCTTGTCCGCCATCATGATCCGTCCAGTGTCGTATTCGTCGACGGGTGGACCGGGAAAGGCGCGATCGCCCGCGAGCTGACCGCGGCACTGGCCGGCTACCGCGCGGCGGGTGGGCCGGCATTCGACGACGACCTGGCCGTCCTCGCCGATCCGGGCTACTGCGTGCGAACCTTCGGCACCCGCGACGACTTCCTGATCGCCTCGGCATGTCTCAACTCGACCGTGTCCGGCCTCGTCTCCCGGACCGTGCTGAACCCCCAGCTGATCGGTCCCGGCGAGTTCCACGGGGCGAAGTTCTATCCCGAACTGGCACCGGACGACGTATCGAACGTGTTGCTGGACACGGTGAGCGCCGAGTTCGGCGCGATTGCCGGCCAGGTACCCGGCGCGGTCGCCGCGGTGACCGCCGGCGACCGCACGCCGACCTGGACCGGCTGGGCCTCGGTCGAACGGGTTCGCACCGAGTACGGCATCGCGTCGGTGAACTTCGTCAAGCCGGGCGTCGGCGAGACCACCCGGGTGTTGTTGCGCCGGATGCCCTGGCGGGTCCTGGTGCGCGAGCCGAATGCGCCGGAGCACGAACATATCCGACTGCTGGCCACGACCCGGGGAGTGCCGGTCGAGGTGGTGCCCGACCTCGCCTACTCCTGTATGGGACTGATCAAGGACGTCACCGAATGA
- a CDS encoding HAD family hydrolase produces MTLVATDLDRTLIYSRAAAGEHDGTDLYCVELYDGAPLSFMTERATALLSVLAGRITVLPTTTRTIAQFRRIALPGAPWRYAVTTNGGHILVDGKPDVCWHAQVETAAQAGGASLTEVERALRNRVDESWVDALRTADGLFCYAVVRSAAVPPDFLAEWSAWCAEIGWNASQQGRKIYTMPDVVCKSRAVAEVRRRLITDGTLPATAPLLAAGDGALDADLLAGADAAIRPRHGELHELAWTHPGLSITEGSGIRAGEEILDWFTQRSAID; encoded by the coding sequence ATGACCCTCGTCGCCACCGATCTCGATCGCACTCTGATCTACTCCCGGGCAGCGGCCGGCGAGCACGACGGCACCGACCTCTATTGCGTCGAGCTGTACGACGGCGCGCCGCTGTCGTTCATGACCGAGCGCGCGACGGCGTTGCTGTCCGTACTCGCTGGCCGGATCACGGTGCTGCCGACGACGACCCGGACGATCGCCCAGTTCCGCCGGATCGCCCTGCCCGGTGCGCCCTGGCGGTACGCGGTGACCACCAACGGTGGGCACATCCTCGTCGACGGCAAGCCGGACGTCTGCTGGCACGCGCAGGTCGAGACCGCAGCGCAGGCCGGTGGCGCCTCCCTGACCGAAGTCGAACGGGCGCTACGGAATCGGGTAGACGAGAGCTGGGTGGACGCGCTCCGCACGGCCGACGGCCTGTTTTGTTACGCGGTCGTCCGATCGGCCGCGGTCCCACCGGACTTCCTCGCCGAATGGTCGGCCTGGTGCGCCGAGATCGGCTGGAACGCTTCGCAACAGGGTCGCAAGATCTACACGATGCCGGACGTGGTGTGCAAGAGTCGCGCGGTTGCCGAGGTCCGGCGCCGGCTGATCACCGACGGCACCTTGCCCGCGACGGCTCCGCTGCTCGCTGCCGGCGACGGTGCGCTCGACGCCGACTTGCTGGCCGGGGCGGATGCCGCGATCCGGCCGCGGCACGGCGAACTGCACGAGCTGGCCTGGACCCACCCCGGACTGAGTATCACCGAGGGAAGCGGCATCCGGGCCGGGGAGGAGATCCTGGACTGGTTTACCCAGCGCAGCGCGATCGACTGA